A portion of the Papilio machaon chromosome Z, ilPapMach1.1, whole genome shotgun sequence genome contains these proteins:
- the LOC106715914 gene encoding alpha-tocopherol transfer protein-like, which produces MSKRLTKRYLTPSDKYECPLSADTRAVALEELRETDNARTQALEALRKWLEQNPKFMAVRMDSVFLLRFLRTKKFSVPMAQEAIERYVLLRQSWGIAFNQLDHTLPTMAELIDLGYIFVSPYKDKAGRRVVIYRPGVFDPYKYTNQDMCRVMGICYETLMEDEETQVRGLVHFADGGGVGFPHLTLFTPKEAVRIVKNGERTIPLRHKEIYGVNVHPTVKFALDFGMGLISEKIRKRVRLYTAVEDVEIDKKLLPKEYGGIMPMKDMIELWKKELSDKRDILLLNDKMGVRLEMYSEAAREGAVSALRGTTSCNNDAVGDAMRGLTGNFRKLEVD; this is translated from the exons ATGTCAAAACGCCTGACAAAACGTTATCTGACCCCATCAGACAAATACGAGTGTCCCCTATCTGCGGATACTCGGGCGGTGGCATTGGAGGAACTCCGAGAAACAGACAACGCAAGAACTCAGGCACTCGAAGCCCTTAGGAAGTGGTTGGAACAGAACCCAAAGTTCATGGCTGTTAGGATGG ATTCTGTATTTTTGCTTCGCTTCCTCCGAACGAAGAAATTCAGCGTCCCGATGGCGCAAGAGGCGATCGAGCGTTATGTACTGCTGCGTCAGTCCTGGGGCATCGCCTTCAACCAGCTCGACCACACGCTGCCAACTATGGCAGAACTCATTGATTTAGG ATATATCTTCGTGAGTCCATACAAAGACAAGGCGGGTAGACGTGTGGTCATATACAGACCAG GTGTATTTGATCCATATAAATACACGAACCAGGATATGTGTCGTGTGATGGGAATATGCTATGAGACGTTAATGGAGGATGAAGAGACACAGGTCCGCGGATTGGTGCACTTCGCAGACGGCGGCGGTGTTGGCTTTCCTCATCTCACATTGTTCACTCCAAAGGAGGCTGTgagaattgttaaaaatggCGAG cGTACTATCCCGTTAAGGCACAAGGAGATCTACGGTGTAAACGTGCATCCAACTGTAAAGTTCGCACTCGACTTCGGTATGGGTCTGATATCAGAAAAGATAAGGAAGCGAGTGAGACTGTACACAGCGGTAGAGGACGTGGAGATCGATAAGAAACTGCTGCCAAAAGAATATGGAGGCATAATGCCGATGAAAGACATGATCG agcTCTGGAAGAAAGAGTTATCAGATAAGCGCGACATTTTGTTGTTAAACGACAAAATGGGGGTGCGTTTGGAAATGTACAGCGAAGCGGCGCGAGAGGGTGCTGTGTCTGCATTGCGTGGCACCACTTCGTGCAACAACGACGCAGTCGGTGATGCCATGAGGGGTCTAACTGGCAACTTTAGAAAGCTAGAAGttgattaa